Below is a genomic region from Pseudomonas sp. JQ170C.
CTGACCGCGTGGTGGTGCTCGAACCGCGCCCAGGGCGCATCAAGCACATCCACAGCATTGACCTGCCCCACCCGCGCCAGCGCTCGAGCCTGGACTTTCATCGCCTGCGCGAAGCCCTGCTGCACGAGCTGACCGCCGATGACCGCTACCTGCCGGCCGCACCGGTACAGATCCACAACCTGCCCCTGTCCTACCTTGCCTATTGAGAACCGACCATGAGCCAACGCCCCAACTTTCTGGTCATCGTTGCCGATGACCTGGGATTCTCCGACCTCGGCGCGTTCGGTGGCGAAATCGCCACGCCGAACCTCGACACCCTGGCCAACGCCGGCCTGCGCCTGACCGACTTTCATACCGCGCCGACCTGCTCGCCGACCCGCTCGATGCTGCTCACCGGCACCGACCACCACATCGCCGGCATCGGCACCATGGCCGAAGCCCTGACGCCGGAGCTGATCGGCAAACCCGGCTACGAAGGCTATCTGAATGACCGCGTGGTGGCCCTGCCGGAACTGCTGCGCGAAGCCGGCTACCAGACGCTGATGAGCGGCAAGTGGCACCTGGGCCTGAAGGCGGAACTGGCGCCCCATGCCCGCGGTTTTGAACGCTCCTTTGCCTTGCTGCCCGGCGCGGCCAACCACTACGGCTTCGAGCCGACCTACGACGAGCAGACCCCGCGCCTGCTCAAGTCGACACCTGCGCTGTACATCGAGGACCAGACCTTCGTCGAGCAACTGCCCGAAGGCTTCTATTCCTCGGACGCCTTCGGCGACAAGCTGCTGGAGTACCTCAAGGAGCGCGACCAGAGCCGGCCGTTCTTTGCCTACCTGCCCTTCTCGGCACCGCACTGGCCGCTGCAGGCACCGGCCGAAGTGGTCGCCCGCTACAAAGGGCGCTATGACGCCGGCCCCGAAGTGCTGCGCCAGGAACGCCTGGAAAAACTCCGCCAACTGGGGCTGATCGCCGCCGACACCCGCGCCCATCCGGTAGATAACCATTGGGAAAGCCTCAGCGACGAACAGCGGCAACGTTCGGCACGCTCGATGGAGGTCTACGCGGCCATGGTCGAGCGCATGGACTGGAACATCGGCCGGGTGCTGGACTACCTGCGCAACCAGGGCCAGCTGGACAACACCCTGGTGCTGTTCATGTCCGACAACGGCGCCGAAGGCGCGCTGCTCGAAGCCTTCCCCAAGTTCGGCCCGCACCTGGCCAGTTACCTGGACCAGCACTACGACAACAGCCTGGAAAACATCGGCCGCGCCAACTCCTATGTCTGGTACGGCCCGCAATGGGCCCAGGCGGCTACCGCACCTTCACGGCTGTTCAAGGCCTTCACCAGCGAAGGCGGTATTCGCGTCCCGGCGCTGGTGCATTACCCGGCCTTGGCGCGCCAAGGACAGATCAGTCACCAGTTCAGCACGGTGATGGACATCACCCCGACCCTGCTGGACCTGGCCGGTATCCGCCACCCCGGCAAGCGCTGGCGCGACCGTGATGTTGCGCCGCTGCGCGGCAAATCGTGGCTGGGCTATCTGTCGGGAGAAACCGAACAGGTGCATGACGAAAACACCGTGACCGGCTGGGAGCTGTTTGGCCGCCGGGCCATTCGCCAGGGCCAGTGGAAGGCTGTGTACATCCCGGGCCCGGTGGGGCCGGCCACCTGGCAGCTGTATGACCTGGCCAGCGACCCGGGCGAAATCGACGACCTGGCCCTGGCGCAACCGGCCAAGCTGCAAGCGCTGCTGGGCGAGTGGCAGAAGTACGTCGAAGAGACCGGGGTGATTCTCAGCGAGTCACCGTTCCAGCCGGACTAGCTTGCAGGCTATCCTGAGGGGAGTGAGGCCCGCCCGCTCCCCTCAGGAGGAACAATAATGAAAACCCTGGTCGAACACCTCAGTCAGTACGCCGCCTACCACCGTGACCCGCGCAACATCGTCACCCACTTTGTCGGTATCCCGATGATCGTGGTGGCAGTCACCGTGCTGCTGTCACGCCCGGGGGTCGCCATGGCCGGCATGTGGCTGTCGCCGGCCTTGCTGGTGGCATTGGCGTCGGCCTGGTTTTACCTGCGCCTGGATCAACGCTTCGGCCTGATCATGGCCTTGCTGCTGGGCTTGTGCCTGTGGGTCGGGCAACTCCTGGCCGTGCAGAGCACGCCGGTGTGGCTGGGCGCGGGGCTTGGGTTGTTTGTGGTGGGCTGGGTGATCCAGTTTGTGGGGCATTACTACGAAGGGCGCAAACCGGCCTTTGTCGATGATGTCAGCGGGCTGATCATCGGGCCTCTTTTCGTGGTGGCGGAACTGGCGTTCCTGCTGGGGCTGTGCCCGGAACTGAAGCAGGCAGTGGAGCGCAATGCCGGGCCTGTGGTCTGACTACGCCATCGCGGGGCAAGCCCGCTCCTACCGCGCGTAGGAGCGGGCTTGCCCCGCGATGCGATCACTCGAACACAAGACTCAACTCCGCGACTCGACCCCCAACTCATCCCACACCGACTCGGCCAGGTGGAAGGTGGCATTGGCCGCCGGAATGCCGCAGTAGATCGCACTCTGCATCAGCACTTCCTTGATTTCTTCGCGGGTTACGCCGTTGTTGGCGGCCGCGCGCAGGTGCAGCTTGAGCTCTTCATTGCGGTTCATGCCGATCAGCATGGCAATGGTAATCAGGCTGCGGGTATGCCGCGGCAGGCCCGGGCGGGTCCAGATATCGCCCCAGGCATGGCGGGTGATCATCTCCTGGAACTCGCCGTTGAACTCGGTGAGATTGGTCAGGCTGCGATCGACATGGGCATCGCCAAGCACCGCGCGACGCACCTTCATACCCTCTTCGTAGCGTTGTTTCTCGTCCACGGAATACTCCTCAGCGGGCCAGCAGAAAGTCGATCACGCGGCGGCTGAACGGCTCGCCCACTTCGACGTTGGACAAGTGCGCGGCATGGAACTCAGCATATTCGGCGCCCTGCACATTCTCCTGGATGAACAGCCCGCCCGACGGCGGCGTGACCGCGTCATGACTGCCCGACACCACCAGCATCGGCACCTTGATTTCGCCCAGCTGATCGCGAAAATCGGCATCGCGCACCGCACCGCAGTTGGCCGCATAGCCTTCTGGCGAGGTGGCGGCGAGCATGTCGGTGATGCGTTTGGCCTGATCCGGATGGCTCGAGGAAAAGCCCGGGGTGAACCAGCGCTCGATCGAGGCATCGCGCAAACCGACCATCGCTGCCTGGCGATCACGCAGGACCATTTCGATACGCGGATTCCAGGTGTCTGGCGAGCCGATCTTGGCGGCGGTGTTGCACACCACCAGGCGGTTCAGCCGCGCGCCGGCATTGATGCCCAGCCACTGGCCGATAAGGCCGCCCATGGACAAGCCGCAGAAGTGCGCGCGTTCGATTTTCAGCGCGTCGAGCAGCGCCAGTACGTCCTGGCCCAGTTGCTCGATGCTGTACGGCCCTTCCGTCACCAGCGAGCCGCCGTGGCCACGGGTGTCGTAACGCAGTACGCGAAAGTGCGCGGCAAAGGCCGACACCTGGGTGTCCCACATGTGCAGGTCGGTGCCCAGGGAGTTGGACAGTACCAGCACCGGTGCGCCTTCAGGCCCATCGAGTTGGTAGTTGAGTGCGCCATCGGCGAGTTGTACCTGTGCCACTGCAGCCTCCTTCAGGCATTGAAACGGTGATGTTCGGCCAGCGCCCGCTCAACCCAGGCGCGCGCCTGGCCAAGGTAATGGGCGGGGTCGAGCAGACGATCGAGCTCGTCGGGTGAAAGTTCGGCGCTCACCTGGGGGTCGTCGCCGAGCACGGCGCGCAGGTGACGCTGTTCGGCCACTGCACGCTTGCAGCAGCTTTCGAGCAAATGATGGGCGCTGTCGCGGCCCAGGCGTTGAGCCAAAACGATGCTCACCGCTTCGGCCAGCACCAGGCCCTGGGTCAGGTCGAGGTTCTGGCGCATGCGTTCGGCGTCCACTTGCAGGCCATCGGCGATGATCTGGGCCTGGCGCAACGCACCGGAAACCAGGCAGCAGATTTCCGGCAGGGTTTCCCATTCGGCATGCCACAGGCCCAGGCTGCGCTCGTGCTCCTGGGGCATGGCGGCAAACATCGTCGACACCAGCCCCGGCACCCGGGTCGCAGCGCTGATCAGCACGGCAGCGCCGACCGGGTTGCGCTTGTGCGGCATGGTCGACGAACCGCCCTTGCCCGGTGCCGACGGCTCGAACACTTCGCCAGCTTCGGTCTGCATCAGCAGGCTGACGTCGCGACCCAGCTTGCCCAGGCTGCCGGCGATCAGGCCCAGCACCGAGGCGAACTCCACCAGGCGGTCGCGCTGGGTGTGCCAGGGCTGTTCGGGCAGTTGCAGGCTCAGTTGCCGGGCCAGGGCTTCGGCCACCGGCAATGCCTTGTCACCCAACGCCGCCAGGGTGCCGGAGGCGCCGCCGAACTGCAGGGTCAGCAAGCGTGGCTTGAGCTCTTGCAGGCGCTGGCGGTGACGGGTCACGGCGCCCAGCCAGCCGGCGATCTTCATGCCCAGGGTGACCGGCGTTGCATGCTGCAACCAGGTACGTCCGGCCAACGGCGTATCGGCATGGGTCTGGGCCTGCCGCGCGAGAGCATCGGCCAGGCGCTGCAGATCGTCTTCGATCAGGCCCAAGGCCTCACGCAGCTGCAGGACCAGCCCGGTATCCATCGCGTCCTGGCTGGTGGCCCCCAGGTGCACATAGCGTTCGGCCTCGGGCACGTCGCTGGCGATCACCTTGCCCAGTGCGTTGACCAGCGGGATGGCCGAATTGCCGGCAATGCCGATGGCCTCGGCCAGCGCTGCATAGTCATAGCGCTCGGCCTGGCAGGCGGTCTCGATGGGCGCCACCGCCACCTGCGGGATCACCCCCACGGCCGCTTCGGCGCGGGCCAGGGCAGCCTCGAAATCGAGCATGCCCTGTACCCGGCCACGGTCACTGAATACCTCACGCATGGCGGCGGCGGTGAAGTAGGCATCGAACAGCTGATTGCCCGGTCGCGGGTTCATCTACAAGTCCTTCAACAGGTCAATGGTCGTGGTGCAGGTAGGCGGCCTGTTTCGGCAGGCGCAGGCTGAACAGGAAGGCAATGGCCATCATGGCGGTAACGTACCAGTAAAAGGTGTTTTCCAGGCCAATGGACTTCAGCCCCAGCGCCACGTACTCGGCCGAACCGCCAAACAGAGCGTTGGCCACCGCATAGGCCAGGCCCACACCCAGTGCGCGCACCTGCGGCGGGAACATCTCGGCTTTGACCAGGCCGCTGATCGAGGTATAGAAACTGACGATGCACAGCGCCAGGGTGATCAGCACGAAGGCCAGGAACGGGCTGGTGACGGTCTTCAGGGCCAGCAGGATCGGCACGGTGCACAAGGTGCCCAGGGCCCCGAACCAGAGCATCGAATTACGCCGGCCGATTCGGTCGGAGAGCATGCCGAACAGCGGCTGCATGCACATGTACAGAAACAGCGCGCCGGTCATGATGAAGCTGGCAGTCTTGGCGCTCATGCCGGCGGTGTTCACCAGGTACTTCTGCATGTAAGTGGTGAAGGTGTAGAAAATCAGCGAGCCGCCCGCGGTGTAGCCAAGCACGGTGATAAAAGCTGCCGTGTGGTTGCGGAACAATCCGCTGATGCTGCCGGCCTCTTTGTCGTTACGGGTTTGCGCGCTGCTGGTTTCTTCCAGCGAGCGACGCAACAGCAACGAAATCACCGCGGCCACGGCGCCGACCACGAACGGAATCCGCCAGCCCCAGGCGCGCAGTTCATCTTCGCTGAGCAGTTGCTGAAGAATCACCACCACCAGCACCGCCAGCAACTGGCCGCCGATCAGGGTCACGTACTGGAACGAGGCAAAGAAACCGCGCTGGCCACGCAGGGCCACTTCACTCATGTAGGTGGCGGTGGTGCCGTACTCGCCGCCCACCGACAGGCCCTGGAACAGCCGCGCCAGCAACAGCAGCGCCGGCGCCCAGGCGCCGATCGAGGCATAGGTCGGCAGGCAGGCAATGACCAGGGAACCGGCGCACATCATCAGCACCGAGATCATCATCGAATTCTTGCGGCCATGACGGTCGGCCACGCGGCCGAACAGCCAACCGCCAATGGGGCGCATCAAAAAGCCAGCGGCAAATACCCCGGCGGTGTTGAGCAGTTGCACCGTCGGATCGTCGGAGGGAAAGAACGCCGGAGCGAAGTAAATGGCGCAGAAGGCGTAGACGTAGAAGTCGAACCATTCCACAAGGTTGCCCGAGGAAGCGCCGATGATGGCGAAGATGCGCTTACTGCGCTCCTCACCGGTGTAATAGGCTGAAGTCATGACAGTTCACTCTTTGAGGGTTACTGGAGTCTAGACACAACCAGTAACACTCTTGTTCCACAAGCAATCACCCCAGACCCGCGACCCTGCGTGGGGGCCGCCTGTCCGGGGTCATTGGTTTACACCCGCTCGATCGCCAAGGCCAGGCCCTGCCCTACGCCCACGCACATGGTCGCCAGGCCCTTGCGCCCGCCGGACTTCTCCAACTGGTGCAAGGCGGTGAGGATCAAACGCGCACCGCTCATGCCCAGGGGATGGCCCAGGGCAATGGCGCCGCCGTTCGGGTTGACCTGCGGTGCGTCGTCGGCCAGGCCGAGTTCGCGCAGCACGGCCAGGCCTTGGCTGGCGAAGGCTTCGTTGAGTTCGATCACGTCGAAATCACTGACCGCGACGCCCAGACGCTCGGTCAGCTTGCGCACCGCAGGCACCGGGCCTATGCCCATGACGCGCGGGGCAACGCCGGCGCTGGCCATGCCCAGTACCCGGGCACGCGGCGTCAGGCCGTGCTTTTTCAC
It encodes:
- a CDS encoding arylsulfatase translates to MSQRPNFLVIVADDLGFSDLGAFGGEIATPNLDTLANAGLRLTDFHTAPTCSPTRSMLLTGTDHHIAGIGTMAEALTPELIGKPGYEGYLNDRVVALPELLREAGYQTLMSGKWHLGLKAELAPHARGFERSFALLPGAANHYGFEPTYDEQTPRLLKSTPALYIEDQTFVEQLPEGFYSSDAFGDKLLEYLKERDQSRPFFAYLPFSAPHWPLQAPAEVVARYKGRYDAGPEVLRQERLEKLRQLGLIAADTRAHPVDNHWESLSDEQRQRSARSMEVYAAMVERMDWNIGRVLDYLRNQGQLDNTLVLFMSDNGAEGALLEAFPKFGPHLASYLDQHYDNSLENIGRANSYVWYGPQWAQAATAPSRLFKAFTSEGGIRVPALVHYPALARQGQISHQFSTVMDITPTLLDLAGIRHPGKRWRDRDVAPLRGKSWLGYLSGETEQVHDENTVTGWELFGRRAIRQGQWKAVYIPGPVGPATWQLYDLASDPGEIDDLALAQPAKLQALLGEWQKYVEETGVILSESPFQPD
- a CDS encoding Mpo1 family 2-hydroxy fatty acid dioxygenase yields the protein MKTLVEHLSQYAAYHRDPRNIVTHFVGIPMIVVAVTVLLSRPGVAMAGMWLSPALLVALASAWFYLRLDQRFGLIMALLLGLCLWVGQLLAVQSTPVWLGAGLGLFVVGWVIQFVGHYYEGRKPAFVDDVSGLIIGPLFVVAELAFLLGLCPELKQAVERNAGPVV
- the pcaC gene encoding 4-carboxymuconolactone decarboxylase, with amino-acid sequence MDEKQRYEEGMKVRRAVLGDAHVDRSLTNLTEFNGEFQEMITRHAWGDIWTRPGLPRHTRSLITIAMLIGMNRNEELKLHLRAAANNGVTREEIKEVLMQSAIYCGIPAANATFHLAESVWDELGVESRS
- the pcaD gene encoding 3-oxoadipate enol-lactonase, with protein sequence MAQVQLADGALNYQLDGPEGAPVLVLSNSLGTDLHMWDTQVSAFAAHFRVLRYDTRGHGGSLVTEGPYSIEQLGQDVLALLDALKIERAHFCGLSMGGLIGQWLGINAGARLNRLVVCNTAAKIGSPDTWNPRIEMVLRDRQAAMVGLRDASIERWFTPGFSSSHPDQAKRITDMLAATSPEGYAANCGAVRDADFRDQLGEIKVPMLVVSGSHDAVTPPSGGLFIQENVQGAEYAEFHAAHLSNVEVGEPFSRRVIDFLLAR
- a CDS encoding 3-carboxy-cis,cis-muconate cycloisomerase; its protein translation is MNPRPGNQLFDAYFTAAAMREVFSDRGRVQGMLDFEAALARAEAAVGVIPQVAVAPIETACQAERYDYAALAEAIGIAGNSAIPLVNALGKVIASDVPEAERYVHLGATSQDAMDTGLVLQLREALGLIEDDLQRLADALARQAQTHADTPLAGRTWLQHATPVTLGMKIAGWLGAVTRHRQRLQELKPRLLTLQFGGASGTLAALGDKALPVAEALARQLSLQLPEQPWHTQRDRLVEFASVLGLIAGSLGKLGRDVSLLMQTEAGEVFEPSAPGKGGSSTMPHKRNPVGAAVLISAATRVPGLVSTMFAAMPQEHERSLGLWHAEWETLPEICCLVSGALRQAQIIADGLQVDAERMRQNLDLTQGLVLAEAVSIVLAQRLGRDSAHHLLESCCKRAVAEQRHLRAVLGDDPQVSAELSPDELDRLLDPAHYLGQARAWVERALAEHHRFNA
- a CDS encoding MFS family transporter; the encoded protein is MTSAYYTGEERSKRIFAIIGASSGNLVEWFDFYVYAFCAIYFAPAFFPSDDPTVQLLNTAGVFAAGFLMRPIGGWLFGRVADRHGRKNSMMISVLMMCAGSLVIACLPTYASIGAWAPALLLLARLFQGLSVGGEYGTTATYMSEVALRGQRGFFASFQYVTLIGGQLLAVLVVVILQQLLSEDELRAWGWRIPFVVGAVAAVISLLLRRSLEETSSAQTRNDKEAGSISGLFRNHTAAFITVLGYTAGGSLIFYTFTTYMQKYLVNTAGMSAKTASFIMTGALFLYMCMQPLFGMLSDRIGRRNSMLWFGALGTLCTVPILLALKTVTSPFLAFVLITLALCIVSFYTSISGLVKAEMFPPQVRALGVGLAYAVANALFGGSAEYVALGLKSIGLENTFYWYVTAMMAIAFLFSLRLPKQAAYLHHDH